Genomic DNA from Fimbriimonas ginsengisoli Gsoil 348:
CGTCCGAGCCTCGATCCCCTCCCCGATCACTGCCGGCAAAAGGCCGTCCGCATCCGCCGCTGCGGCAATCGTACGGACCGCTCGGTCCGCCTGGACGCGCGCATCGTCCGCCGCCTCGGGCTCGTCGAGGCGGCGAAGAACGTTTTCGAGCAATACGTAAGTGGCCCAGCCTTTGACCGCCAGATACAAGCTATTGCGCGCCTGCCCCAGCGATGCGTCCAGGCTGTCGTACGTCGTGATCTCCTTCCCACCCTCGCATCGCGCGCCGTCGAGGCCGATGACGCCATTTCGCGCCGCCGGGTCTGGATCGTCGCGGTTAATAAGGGAGGTCAGAGCCGCGAGGAAAGTCGCTCGCTGCGAGACCGCCCAGGCGAAATCGTGGGTGTAGGCGTCGTAGAGGCCCGCCGTAAGCACCCAGTTCATCAGCTCCTCGGCGCTCATGTACGAGAAGCACCCGTTAAGCCGAGACTGCTCGTAACCCGAATATCCGGGACGGGAAAAGGCGTTCGCCACCCCCATGTCGTGTGTGAAGGCGAGCCCCCCCGGATGCGATTCGTCCGAACCCGGGAAGCGGACCTCGTCGATGTAGGAGTACCGCTCCACGAACAGGTCCAGCACGTTCCGCACCGTCCACGGATTGAGCGCCAGCTCGAAGAACGCCTGGTCGACCGTTAAGTCGAACGTGTTCATCATTCGGTACTCGCCCTCGTTGACCACCCACAAAGGCCGGCCGTCCTCCCGCTCCAGTAACTGCGTCGAGCCGAAGTACGACCGGATCGCCTGTGCCGCCATCCAAGCTCGGTCCGGCGAAAGCCGTCGTCGGAGACGGGCATCGAACCCTTCCGACTCCCGGCAGACGGTGTCGAAGCGGGCAAGCGCATGGCGTAGCACCTCCTCGATCGAGTCGAAGAAGCGGCGATACAGGTATCGGGTCTTTAGCCCGGTGGTCGCCGTTCCTTCCCGGAAAAAGCCGATCGCGAAACGGAAAGTCCGGATTTCGCCTGGCTGGACAGTTCCCACCAGCAAGCCGAGGTTCCCAACTAGAAACGCGAGGTTCTCCGCGCAATCAGGTTGAAGGATCTTCTCAGCCTGAAACGCGATTCCCGCGTACACGCCCGGATCGTCGGTGGCGATCGCCGTGGTCGTGTGTTGCGCA
This window encodes:
- a CDS encoding glycoside hydrolase family 52 protein; translation: MSSPFYNSHHSPIGAFATLTIGQKGQTGGLGLELPGPANEGIYVGVEDSEGGRYRALPFFQSSEGRAEDFDVEGLAEFSRSPAIDQFRGEEIERTMGAGIDEWRARDLTFRLISPLRPVPDPDVCEVDALRDAVTPAILAEITVDNRRGGKARRAFFGYQGSDRTVGMRLIDEEGLVGVAQHTTTAIATDDPGVYAGIAFQAEKILQPDCAENLAFLVGNLGLLVGTVQPGEIRTFRFAIGFFREGTATTGLKTRYLYRRFFDSIEEVLRHALARFDTVCRESEGFDARLRRRLSPDRAWMAAQAIRSYFGSTQLLEREDGRPLWVVNEGEYRMMNTFDLTVDQAFFELALNPWTVRNVLDLFVERYSYIDEVRFPGSDESHPGGLAFTHDMGVANAFSRPGYSGYEQSRLNGCFSYMSAEELMNWVLTAGLYDAYTHDFAWAVSQRATFLAALTSLINRDDPDPAARNGVIGLDGARCEGGKEITTYDSLDASLGQARNSLYLAVKGWATYVLLENVLRRLDEPEAADDARVQADRAVRTIAAAADADGLLPAVIGEGIEARTIPAIEALVYPFVLGLPIDPELKKTLGRHLEAVLRPGICKFADGGWKLSSMSRNSWLSKIYLCQFVAERVFGHAPDTEADGAHAGWLRSEENAYYAWSDQMLAGRAVGSRYYPRGVTSVLWIAEGDRPLDQVRELLVGVGAVV